A single region of the Variovorax paradoxus genome encodes:
- a CDS encoding type II secretion system F family protein, with translation MLLPILVFVAVSLAVGGFAVWMLPTRTEQRLRAVAPSSGKSAWTETAVKLVGPFAQLSSPTGEGETSPLRLKFLKAGIRHPDASLFYFGLKTLLPLGFAGLAFVAVRAAGADDGVTTLLWLAVVALLGCYLPNIVLRLMVRERQREIFESFPDAADLMLVCVEAGLGLDAALVKVTEEIRVKSEALAQELHWTNLEMRAGGTREKSLHNLALRTGVEEIGTFATMLTQADRFGTSIGESLRVFSDDLRHKRQVRAEELAAKVPTKMLLPLVLCIFPCISMVILTPAAIRVIRIISPMLSGGL, from the coding sequence ATGTTGCTTCCTATCCTCGTCTTTGTTGCCGTGTCCCTGGCCGTCGGCGGATTCGCCGTCTGGATGCTGCCCACGCGCACCGAACAGCGCCTTCGGGCGGTGGCTCCTTCATCGGGCAAATCGGCCTGGACCGAGACTGCCGTCAAGCTCGTCGGCCCCTTCGCCCAGCTTTCCTCGCCCACGGGCGAGGGTGAAACATCGCCCCTGCGCCTGAAGTTCTTGAAAGCGGGTATTCGCCACCCGGACGCGAGCCTCTTCTATTTCGGCCTGAAGACGCTGCTACCGCTTGGCTTTGCGGGTCTGGCCTTTGTGGCGGTACGCGCTGCAGGCGCGGACGACGGAGTCACCACTTTGTTGTGGCTGGCGGTGGTGGCATTGCTCGGCTGCTACCTGCCAAACATCGTGCTGCGCTTGATGGTCAGGGAGCGCCAGCGCGAGATCTTCGAGAGCTTTCCCGATGCCGCCGACCTGATGCTGGTGTGCGTCGAGGCGGGCCTGGGGCTCGATGCCGCGCTGGTCAAGGTGACCGAGGAGATCCGCGTCAAGAGCGAGGCCCTGGCGCAGGAGCTGCACTGGACCAATCTCGAGATGCGCGCAGGCGGCACGCGCGAGAAATCGCTGCACAACCTTGCGCTTCGCACCGGCGTGGAAGAAATCGGTACCTTTGCGACCATGCTGACCCAGGCCGACCGCTTCGGCACCAGCATCGGCGAGTCGCTGCGCGTGTTCTCGGACGACCTGCGCCACAAGCGGCAGGTTCGCGCGGAAGAGCTTGCCGCGAAGGTTCCGACCAAGATGCTGCTGCCGCTGGTGCTGTGCATCTTTCCGTGCATCTCAATGGTCATCCTGACGCCCGCCGCCATCCGTGTGATTCGCATCATCTCGCCGATGCTCAGCGGCGGCCTTTGA
- a CDS encoding alpha/beta hydrolase, whose product MASYDPAWLEGMYNNLARVKDHPAYFKRWAGDSAAAREALAGRIDVPYGQGVNETLDIFPAPVPGAPVLVFIHGGYWRAMDKRDHSFIAPAFNDRGVCVVMPNYALCPGTAEQPVTVPGILMQMVRALEWTWRNAASFGADPSRITVAGHSAGGHMAAALLACNWKAVAPDLPAQLVRNALSISGLYDLRPLQRTPFLANVLKLSDADALRASPALWPAPARGQLHAVVGGDESEEFLRHNALIREAWGRNTVPVCETLPGLNHFSVVDALADPAHALHRQAVQLLEA is encoded by the coding sequence ATGGCCTCGTACGACCCCGCCTGGCTGGAAGGCATGTACAACAATCTCGCCCGGGTGAAAGACCACCCGGCGTACTTCAAGCGATGGGCGGGCGATTCCGCTGCCGCGCGCGAAGCGCTTGCCGGCAGGATCGACGTGCCCTACGGCCAGGGCGTCAACGAAACGCTCGACATCTTTCCCGCCCCCGTGCCCGGTGCGCCGGTGCTGGTGTTCATTCACGGCGGCTACTGGCGCGCGATGGACAAGCGCGACCATTCCTTCATTGCGCCCGCATTCAACGACCGCGGCGTGTGCGTGGTCATGCCCAATTACGCGCTGTGCCCCGGAACGGCGGAGCAGCCCGTGACCGTGCCGGGCATCCTCATGCAGATGGTGCGGGCGCTCGAGTGGACATGGCGCAACGCCGCGAGCTTCGGCGCGGACCCGTCGCGCATCACCGTGGCCGGGCATTCGGCCGGCGGCCACATGGCGGCCGCGCTGCTGGCCTGCAACTGGAAGGCAGTTGCGCCCGATCTTCCGGCGCAACTGGTGCGCAACGCGTTGTCGATCTCGGGCCTCTACGACCTTCGGCCGCTGCAGCGCACGCCGTTCCTCGCGAACGTGCTCAAGCTCAGCGATGCGGACGCGTTGCGCGCCAGCCCGGCGCTGTGGCCGGCACCGGCGCGCGGCCAGCTGCACGCGGTGGTGGGTGGCGATGAAAGCGAGGAGTTCCTGCGCCACAACGCGCTGATTCGCGAGGCATGGGGCCGCAACACCGTGCCTGTGTGCGAAACGCTGCCGGGCCTGAACCACTTCAGCGTCGTCGATGCATTGGCGGACCCGGCCCACGCGCTGCACCGCCAAGCGGTGCAACTCCTGGAGGCTTGA
- a CDS encoding UvrD-helicase domain-containing protein, translating to MLFNEPAADANPLELPLLQNLNPEQRAAVTLPAGNALILAGAGSGKTRVLTTRIAWLLQTGQVSAGGILAVTFTNKAAKEMMTRLTAMLPVNVRGMWIGTFHGLCNRLLRAHWKLANLPSTFQILDTQDQLSAIKRLMKQFNVDDERFPAKQTQWFIAGAKEDGLRPRDVEIRSDDDRKKVELYQLYEEQCQREGVVDFGELMLRSYELLRDNDPVREHYQRRFRHILIDEFQDTNRLQYAWIKMLSGNTVAGQFTPGQNSVIAVGDDDQSIYAFRGARVGNMADFVREFDVQHQIKLEQNYRSYSNILDSANELISHNKKRLGKNLRTDQGPGEPVRVYESPTDLAEAQWMVEEMRQLVRDGFDRKEMAVLYRSNAQSRVIETALFNASVPYRVYGGLRFFERAEIKHALAYLRLLENKDDDTSFLRVVNFPPRGIGARTLEQLQDAARTAGRSLHDAVHAVGGKAGSNLTAFVAKIDVLREQTQGVSLREIIELVLDHSGLVEHYKADREGADRIENLEELVNAAESFVTQEGFGRDAVALPVDELRQSPASQGIDLTRPVVDEPLAPDAETGETLSPLAAFLTHAALESGDNQAQAGQDAVQLMTVHAAKGLEFDCVFITGMEEGLFPHENSMSDFESLEEERRLMYVAITRARKRLYLSHSQTRMLHGQTRYNVKSRFFEELPEGALKWLTPKNQAFTPSAFGYGGGYASTRGGGGSYSSGSSYGGNKDTFASPPVPPQKTAPSHGLRSGMQVFHNKFGEGTVLSLEGTGDDARAQVKFTRHGVKWLALSVAKLTPV from the coding sequence ATGTTGTTTAACGAACCTGCGGCTGATGCCAACCCCCTGGAACTGCCGTTGTTGCAGAACCTGAACCCGGAGCAGCGCGCCGCGGTCACCCTTCCCGCGGGCAATGCCCTCATTCTTGCCGGTGCCGGCTCGGGCAAGACCCGGGTGCTGACCACCCGCATCGCCTGGCTGCTGCAGACCGGCCAGGTTTCCGCCGGCGGCATCCTTGCCGTGACCTTCACCAACAAGGCCGCCAAGGAGATGATGACGCGGCTCACGGCCATGCTGCCCGTGAATGTGCGGGGCATGTGGATCGGCACTTTCCACGGCCTGTGCAACCGCCTCTTGCGCGCGCACTGGAAGCTGGCCAACCTGCCTTCCACCTTTCAGATTCTCGACACGCAAGACCAGCTTTCGGCCATCAAGCGGCTGATGAAGCAGTTCAACGTGGACGACGAGCGTTTTCCGGCCAAGCAGACGCAGTGGTTCATCGCGGGCGCCAAGGAAGACGGGCTGCGCCCGCGCGACGTGGAGATCCGCAGCGACGACGATCGCAAGAAGGTCGAGCTGTACCAGCTCTACGAAGAACAGTGCCAACGCGAAGGCGTGGTCGATTTCGGGGAGCTCATGCTGCGCAGCTACGAACTGCTGCGCGACAACGACCCGGTGCGCGAGCACTACCAACGCCGCTTTCGCCACATCCTGATCGACGAGTTCCAGGATACCAATCGGCTTCAGTACGCGTGGATCAAGATGCTCTCGGGCAACACGGTGGCGGGCCAGTTCACGCCGGGCCAGAACAGCGTGATTGCCGTGGGCGACGACGACCAGAGCATCTATGCCTTTCGCGGCGCGCGCGTGGGCAACATGGCCGACTTTGTGCGCGAGTTCGATGTGCAGCACCAGATCAAGCTGGAGCAGAACTACCGCAGCTACAGCAACATTCTCGATTCGGCCAACGAGCTCATCAGCCACAACAAGAAGCGCCTGGGCAAGAACCTGCGCACTGACCAGGGCCCGGGCGAGCCGGTGCGCGTGTATGAATCGCCCACCGACCTGGCCGAGGCGCAGTGGATGGTCGAGGAAATGCGCCAGCTCGTGCGCGACGGCTTCGACCGCAAGGAAATGGCCGTGCTCTACCGCAGCAATGCGCAGAGCCGGGTGATCGAAACGGCGCTCTTCAACGCCTCGGTGCCGTACCGCGTGTACGGCGGCCTGCGCTTCTTCGAGCGGGCCGAAATCAAGCACGCGCTGGCCTATTTGCGGCTGCTCGAGAACAAGGACGACGACACCAGCTTCCTGCGCGTGGTCAACTTTCCGCCGCGCGGCATCGGCGCGCGCACGCTCGAGCAGCTGCAGGACGCGGCGCGAACGGCGGGGCGCTCGCTGCACGATGCGGTGCATGCCGTGGGCGGCAAGGCGGGCTCGAACCTCACGGCCTTTGTGGCCAAGATCGACGTGCTGCGCGAGCAGACGCAGGGCGTCAGCCTGCGCGAGATCATCGAGCTGGTGCTCGACCACAGCGGACTTGTCGAACACTACAAGGCCGACCGCGAAGGCGCCGACCGCATCGAGAATCTGGAAGAACTGGTGAACGCGGCCGAAAGCTTCGTCACGCAGGAAGGCTTCGGCCGAGATGCGGTGGCACTGCCCGTCGACGAGTTGCGGCAGTCGCCCGCCAGCCAGGGCATCGACCTGACCCGCCCCGTGGTCGACGAGCCGCTCGCGCCCGACGCCGAAACCGGCGAAACGCTGAGCCCGCTGGCCGCGTTCCTCACGCATGCGGCGCTCGAATCGGGCGACAACCAGGCGCAGGCCGGGCAGGACGCCGTGCAGCTGATGACCGTTCACGCGGCCAAGGGGCTGGAGTTCGACTGCGTGTTCATCACCGGCATGGAAGAGGGCCTGTTCCCGCACGAAAACTCCATGAGCGACTTCGAAAGCCTCGAGGAAGAGCGCCGCCTGATGTACGTGGCCATCACCCGCGCGCGCAAGCGCCTGTACTTGAGCCACTCGCAAACCCGCATGCTCCACGGCCAGACGCGCTACAACGTGAAGAGCCGCTTCTTCGAAGAGCTGCCCGAAGGCGCGCTCAAGTGGCTCACGCCCAAGAACCAGGCGTTCACGCCATCGGCATTCGGCTACGGCGGCGGCTATGCGAGCACCCGCGGCGGTGGCGGCAGCTACAGCAGCGGCAGCAGCTACGGCGGCAACAAGGACACGTTCGCAAGCCCGCCGGTGCCGCCGCAGAAAACAGCACCCTCGCACGGCCTGCGGTCGGGCATGCAGGTGTTCCACAACAAGTTCGGCGAAGGCACGGTGCTGTCGCTCGAAGGCACGGGCGACGACGCGCGGGCACAGGTCAAGTTCACGCGGCATGGCGTGAAGTGGCTCGCGCTGTCGGTGGCCAAGCTCACGCCGGTGTAA
- a CDS encoding GMP reductase — MQIFDYDNILLLPRKCRVESRSECDTSVTLGARSFRLPVVPANMKTVVDESICLWLAQNGYFYVMHRFDLDNVKFVKEMQGQGVFASISLGVKKPDYDTVDQLAAEGLVPEYITIDIAHGHADSVKNMIGYLKQKLPGSFVIAGNVGTPEAVIDLENWGADATKVGIGPGKVCITKLKTGFGTGGWQLSALKWCARVATKPIIADGGIRDHGDIAKSVRFGASMVMIGSLFAGHEESPGKTVEVDGVLFKEYYGSASDFNKGEYKHVEGKRILEPIKGKLADTLVEMEQDVQSSISYAGGRALMDIRKVNYVTLGGDNAGEHLLM; from the coding sequence ATGCAAATTTTCGATTACGACAACATCCTGCTGCTGCCGCGCAAATGCCGCGTGGAAAGCCGATCGGAGTGCGATACCAGCGTGACGCTGGGCGCGCGCAGCTTCCGCCTGCCGGTGGTGCCGGCCAACATGAAGACGGTGGTCGACGAGTCGATCTGCCTCTGGCTCGCGCAGAACGGCTACTTCTACGTGATGCACCGCTTCGACCTGGACAACGTGAAGTTCGTCAAGGAAATGCAGGGCCAAGGCGTGTTCGCTTCGATCTCGCTCGGTGTGAAGAAGCCCGACTACGACACGGTCGACCAGTTGGCGGCCGAGGGCCTAGTGCCCGAATACATCACGATCGACATTGCGCACGGCCACGCCGACAGCGTGAAGAACATGATCGGCTACCTGAAGCAGAAACTGCCGGGCTCCTTCGTGATCGCGGGCAATGTGGGCACGCCCGAAGCGGTGATCGATCTGGAGAACTGGGGTGCCGACGCCACCAAGGTCGGCATCGGCCCGGGCAAGGTCTGCATCACCAAGCTCAAGACGGGGTTCGGCACGGGTGGCTGGCAGCTCAGCGCGCTCAAGTGGTGCGCACGCGTGGCGACCAAGCCGATCATTGCGGACGGCGGCATTCGCGACCACGGCGACATTGCCAAGAGCGTGCGCTTCGGCGCATCGATGGTGATGATCGGCTCGCTGTTCGCGGGCCACGAAGAATCGCCGGGCAAGACGGTCGAGGTCGACGGCGTGCTCTTCAAGGAGTACTACGGCTCGGCCAGCGACTTCAACAAGGGCGAGTACAAGCACGTCGAGGGCAAGCGCATCCTCGAGCCGATCAAAGGCAAGCTGGCCGACACGCTGGTCGAGATGGAGCAGGACGTGCAGAGCTCCATCAGCTACGCCGGCGGCCGCGCGCTGATGGACATCCGCAAGGTCAACTACGTCACGCTGGGCGGCGACAACGCGGGCGAGCACCTGCTGATGTAG
- a CDS encoding sensor histidine kinase encodes MPVTSFDPDCGTDFNLTADAVMVARMRLVLSISALLAVAVDAGEAQEHISSPTWLAFASYLLYSGGVYICTRTGQRYFRGKAIHWFDVLWFTVLIFVTGGLPSLYFLFYFFVILTSSFRWGYEEGARVTMASVASFAACSLATGTDTYTPQLLMRTTFLLALGHMIGHWGGSKVELRRRLSLLGQVSRLSNPRFGVNRTIACTMERTLDFFKASHCILLMRNSETGVWVMRALKEGDAAEAVSVETINRITDSPLVALSGERIVLNNRRPWPLNWLRAEGHACEQRNHRWLALDEHGARRSSAVAAMLEARSFMSAPLPMRLGEGRVFVSSRDGQFRKSDALFLAHIMGHVFPVIETIEVLDRMASEAASKERLKLSLDLHDTAIQPYIGLKLGLSALRKKAAADNPLIDDLEKLAGMAESVVTDLRRYAGAVKHGGDAHCEFILPHLHRQAARIKTLYGIDIAILLENDVHLDDRMTAEVLQLVREGLNNICKHTHAHRGCIRIGCTNGKLHIRIENESCGTEFANFRPRSISERAAALGGRAQVSQGAGGATAVLVEIPI; translated from the coding sequence GTGCCAGTCACCTCCTTCGACCCGGACTGCGGGACCGACTTCAACCTTACCGCCGACGCGGTCATGGTTGCAAGGATGAGACTGGTGCTCTCGATCTCCGCCCTGCTGGCGGTTGCGGTTGACGCAGGCGAGGCCCAGGAGCACATCAGCAGCCCCACCTGGCTGGCATTCGCCAGCTACCTACTTTATAGCGGCGGCGTTTACATCTGCACGCGCACAGGCCAGCGCTACTTTCGCGGCAAGGCCATCCACTGGTTCGACGTGCTGTGGTTCACGGTGCTCATTTTCGTAACAGGCGGTCTTCCGAGCCTGTACTTTCTCTTCTACTTCTTCGTCATCCTCACCTCGTCGTTCCGCTGGGGCTATGAAGAAGGAGCCAGGGTGACGATGGCGTCCGTCGCATCGTTCGCCGCCTGCAGCCTGGCCACGGGCACCGACACCTACACGCCGCAGCTGCTCATGCGCACCACGTTCCTGCTGGCGCTGGGGCACATGATCGGCCACTGGGGCGGATCGAAGGTCGAACTGCGGCGGCGCCTCTCCCTGCTGGGCCAGGTAAGCCGGCTGTCGAATCCCCGGTTCGGCGTGAACCGCACGATTGCCTGCACGATGGAAAGAACGCTCGATTTCTTCAAGGCGAGCCACTGCATCCTGCTGATGCGAAATTCTGAAACCGGCGTCTGGGTCATGCGCGCGCTCAAGGAAGGCGATGCGGCGGAGGCCGTGAGCGTCGAGACGATCAACCGCATCACGGACTCACCGCTTGTGGCGCTGTCCGGCGAACGCATCGTGCTGAACAACCGCCGCCCCTGGCCGCTGAACTGGCTTCGGGCCGAGGGCCATGCCTGCGAGCAGCGCAACCACCGCTGGCTTGCGCTGGACGAACACGGAGCGCGCCGCAGTTCGGCCGTTGCCGCAATGCTGGAGGCCCGCTCCTTCATGAGCGCGCCGCTGCCGATGCGGCTGGGCGAGGGCCGGGTCTTTGTGTCGTCGCGCGACGGGCAGTTCCGCAAGTCCGACGCGCTCTTCCTGGCGCACATCATGGGGCACGTCTTTCCCGTGATCGAAACGATCGAGGTGCTGGACCGGATGGCTTCGGAGGCGGCTTCGAAGGAGCGGCTGAAGCTCTCGCTGGATCTGCACGACACGGCGATCCAGCCCTATATCGGCCTGAAGCTGGGGCTGAGCGCCTTGCGCAAGAAGGCGGCTGCCGACAACCCGCTGATCGACGACCTGGAAAAGCTGGCCGGCATGGCCGAGAGCGTGGTGACCGACCTGCGGCGCTATGCCGGCGCCGTCAAGCACGGCGGCGACGCGCACTGCGAGTTCATTCTTCCGCACCTGCACCGGCAGGCCGCCCGCATCAAGACGCTCTACGGGATCGACATTGCAATCCTGCTCGAAAACGACGTCCACCTGGACGACCGGATGACGGCCGAAGTGCTTCAGCTGGTGCGCGAGGGGCTGAACAACATCTGCAAGCACACGCACGCCCATCGCGGCTGCATCCGCATCGGCTGCACGAACGGCAAGCTGCACATCCGGATCGAAAACGAGAGCTGCGGCACGGAGTTCGCGAACTTCCGGCCCCGCTCCATCAGCGAACGCGCGGCGGCCCTGGGCGGCCGCGCGCAAGTCAGCCAGGGCGCGGGCGGCGCCACGGCCGTTCTGGTCGAAATACCCATCTGA
- a CDS encoding response regulator yields MQPTTTQPIGVMLVDDHQTMLWGLSRLIDGEQPRMKVVATADCCEDALERTGQLTPDVIVLDLDLAGQSALDILPMLLSNEVSRALILTGERSQQTLDLAVLRGARGVLRKDASAEQVLDAIERVHKGELCVDPQAMSRVFSELTAPKKPVKADPEAAKLASLTQKERQVIQAVVQGSGAANKTLASRLFVTEHTFRNHLTSIYQKLGVANRLELYIYAIKHQLDAAPH; encoded by the coding sequence ATGCAACCCACTACCACCCAGCCCATCGGCGTCATGCTCGTGGACGACCACCAGACCATGCTCTGGGGACTGTCGAGGCTGATCGACGGCGAGCAGCCGCGCATGAAGGTCGTTGCCACGGCCGACTGCTGCGAAGACGCGCTGGAGCGAACCGGGCAACTCACGCCCGACGTGATCGTGCTGGACCTGGACCTGGCTGGCCAGTCAGCGCTGGACATCCTCCCGATGCTGCTGTCGAACGAGGTGTCGCGTGCGCTCATCCTTACCGGCGAGCGCAGCCAGCAGACGCTGGATCTTGCCGTGCTGCGCGGCGCAAGGGGTGTGCTGCGCAAGGACGCTTCCGCGGAGCAGGTGCTCGATGCGATCGAGCGCGTGCACAAGGGCGAGCTGTGCGTCGACCCGCAGGCCATGAGCCGTGTCTTCTCCGAACTGACAGCGCCGAAGAAGCCCGTGAAGGCCGACCCCGAGGCTGCCAAGCTGGCCAGCCTGACGCAGAAGGAGCGGCAGGTCATCCAGGCGGTCGTCCAGGGCAGCGGCGCCGCCAACAAGACGCTGGCTTCACGCCTGTTCGTGACCGAACACACGTTCCGCAATCACCTCACGTCGATTTATCAGAAACTGGGCGTGGCAAACCGGCTCGAGCTGTACATCTACGCCATCAAGCACCAGCTCGACGCCGCGCCTCACTGA